A portion of the Deltaproteobacteria bacterium genome contains these proteins:
- a CDS encoding peptidase, whose product METGLKLGYGWVPDLPDNRDTLYGVVRKVPAQLPRSVDLRHLCSAVENQGDLGSCTGNSLAGAVEFLEKKNRLPLVNVSRLFIYYNERVIEHSVREDAGAMLRDGIKTLVKQGVCSEKKWPYVISKFAVRPSPACYKEGANHQVTAYARLQTVDEMRACLAEGYPFVFGFTVYESFESDQVARTGVVPMPRPTERVLGGHAVLAVGYDDAQKRFLVRNSWGSGWGLKGYFTIPYEYLGNRGLSDDFWTIRREENF is encoded by the coding sequence ATGGAGACCGGGCTGAAGCTCGGCTACGGGTGGGTGCCCGACCTGCCGGACAATCGCGACACACTCTACGGCGTCGTGCGCAAGGTACCGGCCCAGCTGCCACGGTCCGTTGACCTGCGCCACCTCTGCTCGGCGGTCGAAAATCAAGGAGACCTCGGCAGCTGCACGGGCAATTCGCTCGCCGGCGCGGTGGAGTTCCTGGAGAAGAAGAACCGGCTCCCCCTGGTGAACGTGAGTCGGCTCTTCATCTACTACAACGAGCGCGTGATCGAGCACAGCGTCCGCGAGGATGCGGGCGCCATGCTTCGCGACGGGATCAAGACACTCGTGAAGCAGGGTGTCTGCTCGGAGAAGAAGTGGCCGTACGTGATCTCGAAGTTCGCCGTCAGGCCGAGCCCGGCGTGCTACAAGGAAGGGGCCAATCATCAGGTCACCGCGTACGCGCGCCTGCAGACGGTCGACGAGATGCGGGCGTGCCTGGCGGAGGGATATCCGTTCGTCTTCGGCTTCACGGTCTACGAGAGCTTCGAGTCCGACCAGGTCGCCAGGACCGGTGTGGTGCCGATGCCGAGGCCAACGGAGAGGGTCCTCGGCGGGCATGCGGTGCTGGCGGTGGGGTACGACGACGCGCAGAAGCGCTTCCTCGTCCGCAATTCGTGGGGGAGCGGGTGGGGCTTGAAAGGCTACTTCACAATACCCTACGAGTATCTCGGCAACCGCGGCCTATCGGACGACTTCTGGACGATCCGGCGTGAGGAGAACTTCTAG
- a CDS encoding NADH dehydrogenase FAD-containing subunit, with amino-acid sequence MIPALLLIPTLAGLVAYFVRANAPRRMLLVLAGVAHATLTGATWVAEPAPWWGGWLGLDGLGRLFLSITSVLFLAAAVYAAAYLRREMPGGREDFEEGFLFDNAPEATFTACLLLFLAAMTLVTTSQAFGLLWIAVEATTLASAPLIYFHRHHRSLEATWKYLLICSVGIALALLGNFFLAVAASGHGITSVGLVLPDLLHGASDLRVAWLRAAFLLFLVGYGTKVGLAPLHTWLPDAHSEAPSVVSALLSGALLNCALLGIMRAQQVCAAAGQAAFGQGLLIGFGLLSMAVAAVFIPGQSDYKRMLAYSSVEHMGILTLGLGLGGAATFGSMLHAVNHSLTKAALFLVAGNILAAYRSKSADDVRGVLRTLPVSGVVWVAALFAITGSPPFGSFTSELTILKAALDQGRATVAITYLALLAVIFVGMATAVLGMAQGAPNDARVPTARREPLLSVAPAVALVGVVLLLGLYIPPVVRSAIESAASALG; translated from the coding sequence ATGATCCCCGCCCTGCTGCTGATCCCGACGCTGGCGGGCCTCGTCGCGTATTTCGTGCGGGCGAATGCCCCTCGCCGGATGCTTCTGGTCCTGGCCGGTGTCGCCCACGCAACCCTCACCGGGGCGACCTGGGTCGCCGAGCCAGCCCCGTGGTGGGGCGGCTGGCTCGGGCTCGACGGACTCGGGCGACTGTTCCTGAGCATCACGAGCGTGCTCTTCCTCGCAGCTGCCGTCTACGCCGCCGCGTACCTGCGCCGCGAGATGCCCGGAGGGCGCGAGGACTTCGAGGAGGGCTTCCTCTTCGACAATGCGCCGGAGGCCACGTTCACCGCCTGCTTGCTGCTGTTCCTGGCCGCGATGACGCTGGTGACCACGAGCCAGGCGTTCGGACTCCTGTGGATCGCCGTGGAGGCCACCACGCTGGCGAGCGCGCCCTTGATCTACTTCCACCGACACCATCGCTCCCTCGAAGCGACGTGGAAGTACCTGCTCATCTGCTCGGTCGGGATCGCGCTCGCGCTGCTCGGGAATTTCTTCCTTGCCGTCGCGGCGTCGGGCCACGGCATCACGTCCGTCGGCCTCGTCCTACCCGACCTGCTGCACGGCGCGAGCGATCTCCGCGTCGCGTGGCTCAGAGCGGCGTTCCTCCTCTTCCTGGTCGGCTACGGTACCAAGGTGGGGCTCGCCCCCCTGCACACGTGGCTCCCCGACGCCCACAGCGAAGCGCCCTCGGTGGTGTCGGCGTTGCTCTCGGGCGCGCTCCTCAACTGCGCGCTCCTCGGCATCATGAGAGCGCAGCAGGTGTGCGCGGCGGCCGGGCAGGCGGCGTTCGGTCAGGGACTGCTGATCGGGTTCGGGCTGCTCTCGATGGCGGTGGCGGCCGTCTTCATTCCAGGTCAGAGCGACTACAAGCGGATGCTCGCCTACTCGAGCGTCGAGCACATGGGCATCTTGACGCTGGGCCTCGGCCTGGGAGGAGCCGCCACGTTCGGCAGCATGCTCCACGCCGTGAACCATTCGCTCACGAAGGCGGCGCTGTTCCTGGTGGCGGGGAACATCCTGGCGGCCTACCGGTCGAAGTCGGCGGACGACGTCCGCGGCGTGCTGCGGACCCTCCCCGTGTCGGGAGTCGTCTGGGTGGCTGCTCTCTTCGCGATCACGGGGTCTCCACCCTTCGGTTCCTTCACGAGTGAGCTCACGATTCTCAAGGCGGCCCTGGACCAGGGGCGCGCCACGGTGGCGATCACGTATCTGGCCCTCCTGGCCGTCATCTTCGTGGGCATGGCCACCGCGGTGCTAGGGATGGCGCAGGGCGCGCCGAACGATGCGCGGGTCCCCACCGCCCGGAGGGAGCCCCTCCTGAGCGTCGCGCCGGCCGTCGCGCTCGTCGGAGTGGTTCTCCTCCTTGGTCTCTACATTCCACCGGTCGTGCGCTCCGCCATCGAGAGTGCGGCGAGCGCCCTGGGATGA
- a CDS encoding hydrogenase: protein MRRVNDVVEMVLICIVLTNFALLGSSRLSACIRLVALQGVLLGFLTLLARESALSVRAPVLALTSTGLKGVAFPWLLSRALRDADVRREVEPFVGHSLSLLLGTLALAASLWLAARLPQPNPALSPLVVPVAFFTILMGLFLIVSRKTALSQVLGYLVLENGIYAFGVGVVEGTPMLVELGVLLDLLVAVLVMGIVVFHIGREFDHIDTDQLTVLRDWDR, encoded by the coding sequence GTGAGGAGGGTGAACGACGTGGTCGAGATGGTCCTCATCTGCATCGTCCTCACCAACTTCGCGCTCCTGGGCTCGAGCCGGCTCAGCGCCTGTATCCGGCTCGTCGCTCTCCAGGGCGTCCTTCTCGGGTTCTTGACGCTGCTGGCACGCGAGAGCGCCCTTTCCGTTCGTGCCCCGGTCCTGGCACTGACCAGCACGGGGCTGAAGGGCGTCGCCTTTCCCTGGCTGCTGTCGCGGGCGCTCCGCGATGCCGACGTGCGGCGCGAGGTCGAGCCCTTCGTCGGCCACAGCCTGTCACTGCTCCTCGGCACGCTGGCGCTCGCCGCCTCCCTCTGGCTGGCCGCCCGCCTTCCGCAGCCGAATCCCGCGCTCTCGCCCCTCGTGGTCCCGGTCGCATTCTTCACGATCCTGATGGGGCTCTTCCTCATCGTCAGCCGGAAGACAGCCCTCAGCCAGGTGCTCGGCTACCTCGTGCTGGAGAACGGCATCTACGCCTTCGGGGTAGGAGTCGTGGAGGGTACACCGATGCTGGTCGAGCTCGGGGTGCTTCTGGACCTCCTCGTCGCGGTCCTGGTGATGGGCATCGTCGTGTTCCACATCGGCCGGGAGTTCGATCACATCGACACCGATCAACTGACCGTCCTCAGGGACTGGGACCGATGA
- a CDS encoding SDR family NAD(P)-dependent oxidoreductase, which produces MTEPASKRVAVVVGVGAGLGAALARRFAQGYSVALVARSADVTRTVAEEIRSAGGVALPLRSDATIPEQVSAAHEEIRRVLGAPEVLIYNGGRRPFGTLLDTAPEVFEATWRVHAFGAFLWARQVVPEMLARRQGAILITGATAGVKPGPSSAAFAPAKFAVRGLAQVMSRDLHPQGIHVAYVNVDGAIDMPVVRQFLTHLEDEDLLKPSAIADAFWYLAHQDPSAWSHELDVRPFKEKF; this is translated from the coding sequence ATGACCGAACCTGCAAGCAAGCGTGTCGCCGTCGTGGTGGGAGTCGGCGCTGGGCTGGGCGCGGCCCTTGCCCGCCGATTCGCGCAAGGCTACAGCGTCGCACTCGTCGCCAGGAGCGCCGATGTCACCCGCACGGTCGCAGAGGAGATCAGGTCGGCAGGCGGAGTCGCGCTCCCGCTACGGAGCGACGCGACGATCCCGGAACAGGTCTCGGCCGCGCACGAAGAGATACGCCGCGTACTCGGGGCTCCGGAGGTGCTCATCTACAATGGCGGCCGACGCCCCTTCGGAACGCTGCTCGACACCGCTCCCGAGGTGTTCGAGGCGACCTGGCGTGTGCATGCATTTGGCGCGTTCCTGTGGGCGCGCCAGGTCGTCCCCGAGATGCTGGCCCGCCGACAGGGAGCGATCCTGATCACGGGTGCGACCGCGGGCGTCAAGCCGGGGCCGTCGTCAGCCGCCTTTGCGCCCGCCAAGTTCGCCGTGCGTGGGCTGGCACAGGTGATGTCCCGCGATCTTCATCCGCAGGGGATTCACGTCGCGTACGTCAACGTCGATGGCGCGATCGACATGCCCGTGGTCAGGCAGTTCCTGACCCATCTCGAGGACGAGGACCTGCTGAAGCCCTCCGCGATCGCGGATGCCTTCTGGTACCTCGCCCATCAGGATCCGAGCGCCTGGAGCCACGAGCTCGACGTACGTCCGTTCAAGGAGAAGTTCTGA
- a CDS encoding sigma-70 family RNA polymerase sigma factor, with protein sequence MASPGVELVRRMAAGDREALTAFYDLYAPLAFGLLRRMLRDVDDAAEVLQEVFWELWRAAGEYDPRRGSPEAWVTVRARSRGIDRVRSVRRREEMFVAPTRETTAAAPAATGNPSSVVEDREMARGVLRELPAEQREVIELAYLQGMTQSEISARLGLPLGTVKTRMRLGMERLRARAGSRT encoded by the coding sequence ATGGCGAGCCCCGGCGTCGAGCTCGTCCGTCGCATGGCTGCGGGCGACCGCGAGGCCCTCACGGCGTTCTACGATCTCTACGCCCCGCTCGCCTTCGGTCTCCTGCGCCGCATGCTGCGGGACGTGGACGACGCGGCCGAGGTGCTGCAGGAGGTCTTCTGGGAGCTCTGGCGCGCGGCCGGCGAGTACGACCCCCGGCGGGGCTCCCCCGAGGCGTGGGTGACGGTGCGGGCGCGGAGCCGGGGAATCGACCGGGTGCGCTCGGTTCGTAGAAGGGAAGAGATGTTCGTCGCCCCGACGAGGGAGACCACGGCCGCCGCACCCGCGGCCACGGGCAATCCGAGCTCCGTGGTGGAGGACCGGGAGATGGCGCGCGGGGTCCTGCGCGAGCTCCCCGCCGAGCAGCGGGAGGTGATCGAGCTCGCCTACCTGCAGGGGATGACGCAGAGCGAGATCTCCGCGCGCCTGGGTCTGCCGCTCGGCACCGTGAAGACCCGCATGCGGCTCGGCATGGAGCGGCTGCGCGCGCGGGCGGGGTCGCGGACATGA
- a CDS encoding DUF2063 domain-containing protein, with protein MPTPSLRELQRAFWRSIASQPGAAAVLERVLLETVRPTPTLAPAERVHIYAGMYFWRIVEALREDFPKVATVLGADGFAELVRGYIAAHPSTEPSIRHVGRALPDFLGGYQPAYLADLARLESMRLHVFDAPDAAPLTAADLRRVAVEEWPDLRFTVVPACARLVTAWPVHRLWADPTTALAPARSALRVWREGFIVFHVAMDPVEEQAFDRLVAGEAFAAICEGFDDPAAAAALLLRWVEDGIIAGASWGGAEPPARPRA; from the coding sequence GTGCCGACGCCGTCTCTGCGTGAGCTGCAGCGCGCTTTCTGGCGCTCGATCGCGAGCCAACCCGGGGCCGCGGCCGTCCTCGAGCGTGTCCTCCTGGAGACGGTTCGGCCGACGCCGACGCTCGCGCCCGCCGAGCGCGTGCACATCTACGCCGGGATGTACTTCTGGCGCATCGTGGAGGCCCTGCGCGAGGATTTCCCCAAGGTCGCGACCGTCCTCGGCGCCGACGGCTTCGCGGAGCTGGTGCGCGGGTACATCGCGGCCCACCCGTCCACCGAGCCCTCCATCCGCCACGTCGGGCGCGCGCTGCCGGACTTCCTCGGCGGGTACCAGCCCGCGTACCTGGCCGACCTCGCGCGCCTCGAGTCGATGCGGCTCCACGTCTTCGACGCGCCCGATGCCGCGCCGCTCACGGCCGCCGATCTCCGGCGCGTCGCCGTGGAGGAGTGGCCGGACCTCCGCTTCACGGTCGTGCCGGCCTGCGCACGCCTGGTGACCGCCTGGCCTGTGCATCGCCTGTGGGCCGACCCGACCACGGCGCTCGCCCCCGCGCGCAGCGCGCTCCGTGTGTGGCGTGAGGGCTTCATCGTCTTTCACGTTGCGATGGACCCAGTGGAAGAGCAGGCGTTCGACCGCCTCGTCGCGGGCGAGGCCTTCGCGGCCATCTGCGAGGGGTTCGACGATCCCGCCGCGGCCGCCGCGCTCCTCCTGCGCTGGGTCGAGGACGGCATCATCGCCGGGGCCTCGTGGGGCGGCGCAGAGCCGCCGGCCCGCCCTCGCGCCTGA
- the nuoB gene encoding NADH-quinone oxidoreductase subunit NuoB, with protein MLKAVVARLRQGHRTIAYPDAEPLLPDRFRGRPRLDEAKCRAGCAACIDACPTDAIRSDGGGLRLDLGRCLFCTACVEACPEGAIVYGRDHRLGTRTRQDLILGGEAFRLATALDEESRRIFGRSLKLRQVSAGGCNGCEADVNVLNTIVFDLGRFGIQFVASPRHADGLLITGPVTENMKLALRKTYDAVPPPKLVIAVGACAIAGGPFVGHPEVHNGAEAVLPVDLYVPGCPPHPVTILDALLRLLGRITDAEETCPRALSE; from the coding sequence GTGCTGAAGGCGGTCGTCGCGCGCCTGCGGCAGGGGCATCGGACGATCGCGTACCCGGACGCGGAGCCCCTGCTGCCGGACCGGTTCCGGGGCCGCCCCCGGCTCGATGAGGCGAAGTGTCGCGCCGGTTGCGCGGCCTGTATCGACGCGTGTCCGACCGACGCCATCCGGAGCGACGGTGGGGGACTGCGGCTCGACCTGGGGCGCTGCCTCTTCTGCACCGCATGTGTCGAGGCGTGCCCGGAGGGCGCGATCGTCTACGGCCGGGACCACCGGCTCGGGACCCGGACGCGCCAGGACCTCATCCTTGGGGGAGAGGCGTTCCGTCTGGCCACGGCGCTGGACGAGGAGAGCCGGCGCATCTTCGGGCGGTCACTCAAGCTGCGTCAGGTGAGCGCGGGCGGCTGCAACGGGTGCGAAGCGGACGTGAACGTGCTGAACACGATCGTGTTCGACCTGGGTCGGTTCGGCATCCAGTTCGTCGCCTCTCCGCGCCACGCCGACGGGCTGCTCATCACCGGGCCCGTGACCGAGAACATGAAGCTCGCGCTCAGGAAGACCTACGATGCGGTGCCGCCGCCCAAGCTCGTGATCGCGGTGGGGGCGTGCGCCATCGCCGGCGGGCCGTTCGTCGGCCACCCCGAGGTCCACAACGGGGCGGAAGCCGTCCTGCCCGTCGATCTCTACGTTCCCGGGTGTCCCCCGCATCCCGTGACGATCCTCGACGCCCTGTTGCGGCTGCTGGGCAGGATCACGGACGCGGAAGAGACCTGTCCACGGGCGCTCAGCGAATGA
- a CDS encoding 5'-methylthioadenosine/S-adenosylhomocysteine nucleosidase, producing MSATAAYRTTSGRSGVRRTSSHPARRRRFAAILLAGVTASAATAAAVTASGRRLCAAAAEGAAESRLAVLSAFPAELAPLVAAAEIETTVEADGRRYHLARLEGVRVVLGLAGIGMVNAATTTASVIRSFEPAGIIVSGVAGSRYRIGDVVVAAQWVEESGGRVFRANPALVELARRAADALPAPLQRCTRVPPTSPDAATVCLRDDPLVIFGQRGQTNDPSGQPFPCVPGGGEVFGCELPGAPALGARVTPRPAVATDQEVQDMETAAVARVAARHRVPFLGVRAVSDGAGDPLGDRGFPAQFFDYYRLAAENASLVTRAFLARLSRIAGDPSARRICRLLAHRRWRRAAARLRAEARVRMDGVEPAPRAGLIR from the coding sequence ATCTCGGCAACCGCGGCCTATCGGACGACTTCTGGACGATCCGGCGTGAGGAGAACTTCTAGCCACCCGGCCCGGCGACGGCGCTTCGCGGCCATCCTGCTTGCGGGCGTCACCGCGTCGGCCGCGACGGCGGCGGCGGTGACGGCTTCGGGCCGAAGGCTGTGCGCGGCCGCCGCCGAGGGGGCGGCGGAGTCGCGCCTCGCCGTGCTCTCCGCCTTTCCCGCGGAGCTGGCGCCGCTGGTGGCCGCCGCCGAGATCGAGACGACCGTGGAGGCCGACGGACGCCGGTATCACCTCGCTCGGCTCGAAGGGGTGCGCGTCGTGCTCGGCCTGGCCGGGATCGGCATGGTGAACGCCGCGACCACGACCGCCAGCGTGATCCGGAGCTTCGAACCTGCCGGGATCATCGTGAGCGGAGTGGCCGGAAGCCGTTATCGCATCGGCGACGTGGTGGTCGCCGCCCAGTGGGTCGAGGAGAGCGGCGGGCGCGTCTTCCGAGCGAACCCGGCGCTGGTCGAGCTCGCGCGGCGGGCCGCAGATGCCTTGCCGGCGCCGCTCCAGAGGTGCACCCGCGTTCCACCGACGTCTCCCGATGCCGCGACGGTGTGCCTGCGGGACGATCCGCTGGTCATCTTCGGCCAACGGGGGCAGACCAACGACCCATCCGGGCAGCCGTTCCCGTGCGTGCCCGGGGGTGGTGAGGTATTCGGCTGCGAGCTGCCCGGGGCGCCGGCGTTGGGCGCGCGCGTCACGCCGCGTCCGGCCGTCGCGACGGACCAGGAAGTCCAGGACATGGAGACCGCCGCCGTAGCGCGGGTCGCTGCCCGGCACCGTGTCCCCTTCCTCGGCGTCCGCGCCGTCTCCGACGGCGCTGGCGACCCGCTCGGCGACCGGGGGTTCCCGGCGCAGTTCTTCGACTACTATCGCCTGGCGGCCGAGAACGCGTCGCTCGTCACACGCGCCTTCCTCGCCCGGCTGAGCAGGATCGCGGGCGATCCCTCTGCTCGCCGCATTTGCCGGCTCCTCGCGCATCGCCGCTGGCGACGCGCCGCCGCGCGCCTGCGGGCCGAGGCGCGGGTGCGGATGGACGGCGTCGAACCGGCTCCTCGGGCCGGGCTCATTCGCTGA
- a CDS encoding hydrogenase has translation MMRVLSLRNAEVAHLRDVPVLTAGDFRNAVLAGVRDGARIAALFGHPLEGDDVHLIAVLAHGNEGILSVCSMLVGEAYPALTPDCPQAHWFEREVAEQCGVRPLGHPWLKRIRFHRSYRAGHDAWPLVDGQSPRPGVEDFFRVGGEEVHEVGVGPVHAGIIEPGHFRFQCHGEHVLHLEVSLGYQHRGVERALVGGPNKRTVHYMETLAGDTSVGHTTAYCQALEGLGGVRVPARAEVLRAVALELERLANHTGDLGALAGDVGYLPTASYCGRLRGEFLNMTALLCGSRFGRGMVRPGGVGFDVDAPRAAELLERLERTMTDVTSAVGLLWDEPSVQARFEETGPLSRAACEQLGLVGLVARACGLQRDVRHEFPSGLFRFSQVPLSTWHTGDVFARAYVRWLEIQRSAAFVREQLTVLPDGPTRAALGPARADGLVVGLVEGWRGEICHVAMTDGRGRLARYKVVDPSFHNWMGLAIALRGQQISDFPLCNKSFNLSYCGHDL, from the coding sequence ATGATGCGGGTGCTCTCCCTCCGCAACGCCGAGGTAGCGCATCTGCGGGACGTCCCCGTGCTCACGGCCGGTGACTTCCGCAACGCCGTCCTCGCCGGCGTCCGCGATGGAGCCCGCATCGCCGCGCTCTTCGGACACCCGCTCGAGGGCGACGACGTCCACCTGATCGCGGTGCTGGCGCACGGGAACGAGGGAATCCTGTCCGTCTGCTCCATGCTCGTCGGCGAGGCGTATCCGGCGCTCACGCCCGACTGCCCCCAGGCACACTGGTTCGAGCGGGAGGTGGCCGAGCAGTGCGGCGTTCGGCCGCTCGGCCACCCCTGGTTGAAGCGCATCCGCTTCCATCGCTCCTACCGCGCGGGGCACGATGCGTGGCCGCTCGTGGATGGCCAGTCGCCTCGTCCGGGCGTCGAGGACTTCTTCCGGGTCGGAGGTGAGGAGGTGCACGAGGTCGGCGTCGGCCCGGTGCACGCCGGGATCATCGAGCCCGGCCACTTCCGCTTCCAGTGCCACGGGGAGCACGTGCTCCACCTGGAGGTGTCGCTCGGCTACCAGCACCGCGGTGTGGAGCGGGCGTTGGTCGGGGGCCCGAACAAGCGCACCGTCCACTACATGGAGACGCTCGCGGGCGACACCTCGGTCGGCCACACGACGGCGTACTGCCAGGCGCTCGAAGGCCTGGGCGGGGTCCGGGTGCCGGCACGGGCGGAGGTGCTGCGTGCCGTCGCCCTGGAGCTCGAACGCCTCGCCAACCACACCGGCGACCTGGGCGCTCTGGCGGGCGACGTGGGTTATCTCCCGACCGCATCGTACTGCGGCCGGCTCCGTGGCGAGTTTCTCAACATGACCGCGCTCCTGTGTGGGAGTCGCTTCGGTCGCGGCATGGTCAGACCAGGGGGCGTCGGGTTCGACGTGGACGCGCCGCGCGCGGCCGAGCTGCTCGAGAGGCTCGAGCGCACGATGACGGATGTGACGAGCGCCGTCGGGCTCCTCTGGGACGAGCCCTCCGTCCAGGCGCGGTTCGAGGAGACGGGGCCGCTGTCCCGGGCGGCGTGCGAGCAGCTCGGGTTGGTCGGGCTCGTCGCGCGGGCGTGCGGGCTCCAGCGCGACGTCCGTCACGAGTTCCCCTCCGGCCTCTTCCGCTTCTCGCAGGTCCCGCTGTCCACGTGGCACACGGGGGACGTCTTCGCGCGCGCGTACGTCCGGTGGCTGGAGATCCAGCGGTCGGCGGCGTTCGTGAGGGAGCAGCTCACGGTGCTACCCGATGGGCCGACGCGCGCCGCGCTCGGGCCCGCTCGGGCGGACGGGCTGGTGGTCGGGCTCGTCGAAGGATGGCGCGGAGAGATCTGTCACGTGGCCATGACCGACGGTCGCGGGCGCCTGGCGCGCTACAAGGTCGTGGATCCTTCCTTCCACAACTGGATGGGCCTCGCGATCGCGCTCCGCGGGCAGCAGATCTCGGACTTTCCGCTCTGCAACAAGAGCTTCAACCTGTCGTACTGTGGCCATGACCTCTGA
- a CDS encoding bacterioferritin translates to MGDFVSDVAAIRRRARQHIEKGPVTEGYKADLRRVIEVLNEVLATEIVCVLRYKRHYFTADGINAQPVAQEFLQHANEEQQHADWVAQRIVQLGGSPNLNPEGLAARSHSQYDEKASLLDMIREDLVAERIAIESYADIARWLGNDDPTTRVLIENILKMEEEHADDLRTLLATLAPRKRRAGRRPAKG, encoded by the coding sequence ATGGGCGACTTCGTTTCCGACGTGGCCGCGATCCGCCGGCGCGCGCGCCAGCACATCGAGAAGGGACCGGTGACGGAGGGCTACAAGGCCGACCTCCGGCGCGTGATCGAGGTGCTGAACGAGGTGCTTGCCACCGAGATCGTGTGCGTGCTCCGTTACAAGCGACACTACTTCACCGCCGACGGCATCAACGCCCAGCCCGTCGCGCAGGAGTTCCTGCAGCACGCCAACGAGGAGCAGCAGCACGCGGACTGGGTCGCGCAGCGCATCGTGCAGCTCGGCGGCTCGCCCAACCTGAACCCCGAGGGTCTCGCGGCGCGCAGCCACTCGCAGTACGACGAGAAGGCGTCGCTCCTCGACATGATCCGCGAGGACCTGGTCGCCGAGCGCATCGCGATCGAGTCCTACGCCGACATCGCCCGCTGGCTCGGCAACGACGATCCCACCACGCGCGTGCTGATCGAGAACATCCTGAAGATGGAGGAGGAGCACGCCGACGACCTGCGCACGCTCCTCGCCACCCTCGCGCCGCGCAAGCGCCGCGCCGGCCGCAGGCCCGCGAAGGGCTGA
- a CDS encoding DUF692 domain-containing protein: MRDSFPYLGHGIGLRTPHFPRVLDGTARADWFEAISENFMIRGGRPLAVLERVRAEAPLVLHGVSLSIGSTDPLNERYLAELAELARRFEPAWVSDHLCWGSFGGHYAHDLLPLPYTEEALAAVVERIARVQDRLGRRLLVENVSSYVTFTHSTMPEWEFLAAVAERADCGLLLDVNNVHVSAVNHGFSAEAYLNGVPPARVGQIHLAGHSDKGTHLLDTHDAPVAPAVWRLYRHAVRRLGRVSTLVEWDDHIPELEVVLAEAERARAAEAEVLGADAVSA; the protein is encoded by the coding sequence GTGCGCGACTCCTTTCCATACCTGGGTCACGGGATCGGCCTTCGCACCCCGCATTTCCCCCGTGTCCTCGACGGCACGGCGCGCGCGGACTGGTTCGAGGCGATCTCCGAGAACTTCATGATCCGCGGCGGCCGGCCGCTGGCGGTGCTGGAGCGCGTGCGCGCCGAGGCGCCGCTCGTGCTGCACGGCGTGTCGCTGTCGATCGGGTCGACCGATCCGCTGAACGAGCGCTACCTGGCCGAGCTCGCCGAGCTCGCCCGCCGCTTCGAGCCCGCCTGGGTCTCCGACCATCTGTGCTGGGGGAGCTTCGGGGGGCACTACGCGCACGACCTGCTGCCGCTGCCCTACACCGAAGAGGCGCTGGCGGCCGTCGTCGAGCGCATCGCGCGGGTGCAGGACCGCCTCGGCCGGCGCCTCCTGGTCGAGAACGTCTCGAGCTACGTCACCTTCACGCACTCGACCATGCCCGAGTGGGAGTTCCTCGCCGCCGTCGCGGAGCGCGCCGACTGCGGCCTCCTGCTCGACGTGAACAACGTCCACGTGAGCGCGGTGAACCACGGCTTCTCGGCCGAGGCATACCTGAACGGCGTCCCGCCGGCGCGCGTGGGGCAGATCCACCTGGCCGGGCACAGCGACAAGGGGACGCATCTCCTCGACACGCACGACGCGCCGGTCGCGCCCGCCGTGTGGCGTCTCTACCGTCACGCCGTCCGCCGCCTCGGGCGGGTCTCGACGCTGGTCGAGTGGGACGACCACATCCCCGAGCTGGAGGTCGTGCTCGCCGAGGCCGAGCGCGCGCGCGCGGCCGAGGCGGAGGTGCTGGGTGCCGACGCCGTCTCTGCGTGA